The proteins below come from a single Burkholderia sp. PAMC 26561 genomic window:
- a CDS encoding hemolysin family protein gives MNQVVALIGALLLVALNGFFVAAEFGLVKLRATRVQAIARSNGLPGRLLAKVHGKLDAYLSACQLGITLASLGLGWLGEPAFAALLHPLFALAGIESAKLIDAVSLFFAFSCISFLHIVVGELAPKSWAIRRAEQVGLWVAMPLYGFYWAMYPFIWVLNSSANFVLRLFGLSGEHGGDAHYSTDELKLILRGRRLTGASTTPDTLGISSSHADSSYNADEWNTIAHSLDFSRMTVSDLMRPSHEMVGLRNDLPMRDNMQVIARHRFSRYPLFADATSERVLGMIHLKDLLLARDGAGRGLLHGLTRQDTKQDSLERHVRPVQYVAGNLSALELFRRFRKGAPHFALVGRKGEKPIGFLTLDNLLGALVGQIHDEFRQGDADWSRMDDGTLMGKGSLPVVSLERALGIDIDEGQSESVGGLVINALGDLPSEGQRVGFDRFDIVVKKMNGPRIVLVRVYPHEEVAEEAD, from the coding sequence TTGAATCAGGTTGTCGCGCTAATTGGTGCCTTGTTGCTCGTCGCGCTGAACGGGTTTTTCGTCGCGGCCGAGTTCGGGCTGGTCAAGCTGCGAGCCACGCGCGTCCAGGCTATCGCACGGTCGAACGGCCTGCCCGGACGCCTGCTTGCGAAGGTTCACGGCAAGCTGGACGCGTATTTGTCGGCGTGTCAGCTCGGCATCACGCTGGCGTCGCTCGGGCTCGGCTGGCTCGGCGAGCCGGCATTCGCCGCGTTATTGCATCCGCTTTTCGCGCTGGCGGGCATCGAATCAGCGAAGCTGATAGATGCAGTCTCCTTGTTCTTCGCTTTCTCCTGCATTTCCTTTCTGCACATCGTGGTCGGCGAACTTGCGCCGAAATCTTGGGCGATCCGACGTGCCGAACAGGTCGGTTTGTGGGTGGCCATGCCGCTCTACGGCTTCTACTGGGCAATGTACCCGTTCATTTGGGTGCTTAATTCAAGCGCGAACTTCGTGCTGCGCCTGTTTGGATTGAGCGGCGAACATGGCGGCGACGCCCACTATTCCACTGACGAACTCAAGCTGATCCTGCGCGGCCGGCGGTTGACCGGGGCGTCGACCACGCCGGACACGCTGGGGATTTCGAGTTCGCATGCAGATTCCAGCTACAACGCCGACGAATGGAACACAATTGCGCATTCGCTGGATTTCAGCCGCATGACGGTGTCCGACCTGATGCGTCCAAGCCACGAGATGGTCGGCCTGCGCAACGACCTGCCGATGCGCGACAACATGCAGGTGATCGCGCGCCACCGTTTCAGCCGCTATCCGCTTTTTGCCGATGCGACCAGCGAACGTGTGCTCGGCATGATCCACTTGAAAGACCTGCTGCTCGCACGCGATGGCGCCGGGCGCGGCCTTCTCCACGGCCTGACGCGACAGGACACGAAGCAGGATTCCCTCGAGCGGCACGTGCGCCCGGTTCAGTATGTGGCCGGCAATCTTTCAGCGCTCGAATTGTTCAGGCGTTTTCGCAAGGGCGCGCCGCACTTTGCGCTCGTCGGCCGCAAGGGCGAGAAGCCGATAGGTTTCCTCACGCTCGACAACCTGCTGGGCGCGCTCGTTGGCCAGATTCACGACGAGTTTCGTCAAGGCGATGCCGACTGGTCACGCATGGACGATGGCACGCTGATGGGCAAAGGCAGCTTGCCGGTGGTATCGCTGGAACGGGCGTTGGGGATCGATATCGACGAAGGTCAGTCGGAGTCTGTTGGCGGGCTCGTGATCAATGCGCTGGGCGATCTGCCTAGCGAAGGCCAGCGCGTGGGTTTCGATCGTTTCGATATCGTCGTGAAGAAGATGAACGGACCGCGCATCGTGCTCGTTCGCGTCTATCCGCATGAAGAGGTTGCAGAAGAAGCGGATTGA
- a CDS encoding sensor histidine kinase: MTTSFSGTVETGRAPRPEAPVAGTDGVLVLNAAQRCLSADTVLTHLFDLDARAFEGQALADTPLPKTLIAVLAEAADAALAAGSVRRARVSIDEGGTRAFSILALPGKDSVTLIVSPCSLDTAAQTQQKQTDERTAHLRAEAALFMRDHVLGVVSHDLRGPLNAIHSWGYVLERKVDTADASAQRALGGIRSGVEQQVKLIEQSIDTTRAETKTLALNRVPLALRPLLEHAAGEARASLATAREVSLQVKSALAEEQIIGDNERLTQALWLMLAFATEGSAAGSTVITEARVEDGVFVAIVSFTASVKALTDPDLPHALEAFARKQATLPREAARIAWGLALCKRVAEAHGGTFEHDDVTDDANVMLKLRVPLSGT; this comes from the coding sequence GTGACAACGTCTTTCTCAGGCACGGTCGAAACGGGGCGCGCTCCCCGTCCTGAAGCGCCGGTCGCGGGCACGGATGGCGTGCTCGTCCTGAATGCCGCGCAGCGCTGCCTCTCAGCCGACACCGTTCTCACGCATCTGTTCGACCTCGACGCCCGCGCGTTCGAGGGCCAGGCGCTTGCCGATACCCCTTTGCCGAAGACGCTCATCGCGGTGCTTGCCGAAGCCGCCGATGCCGCGCTCGCCGCAGGCAGCGTCCGGCGTGCGCGGGTATCGATTGACGAGGGCGGCACGCGCGCTTTCAGCATCCTCGCGCTGCCCGGCAAGGACAGCGTGACGCTGATCGTGTCGCCGTGCAGCCTGGATACGGCCGCGCAGACGCAGCAGAAGCAGACGGACGAACGCACCGCCCACTTGCGCGCCGAAGCGGCGCTGTTCATGCGCGATCACGTGCTGGGCGTGGTATCGCACGACTTGCGCGGACCACTGAACGCCATCCATAGCTGGGGTTACGTGCTCGAGCGCAAGGTCGATACCGCCGATGCCTCCGCCCAGCGCGCCCTGGGTGGTATCCGCTCGGGCGTCGAGCAGCAGGTGAAGCTGATCGAGCAATCCATCGATACAACCCGCGCCGAGACCAAGACACTCGCGCTGAACCGCGTTCCGCTCGCGCTGCGTCCGTTGCTGGAGCACGCGGCGGGCGAAGCGCGAGCGAGCCTCGCGACGGCCCGCGAAGTGTCGCTGCAGGTGAAATCGGCGCTGGCCGAAGAGCAGATCATCGGCGATAACGAACGGCTCACGCAGGCGCTGTGGCTCATGCTCGCGTTCGCCACGGAGGGCAGCGCGGCCGGATCGACGGTGATTACCGAAGCGCGCGTGGAAGACGGCGTGTTCGTCGCTATTGTCAGTTTTACGGCATCGGTGAAAGCGCTTACCGATCCCGATTTGCCGCACGCGCTCGAAGCATTCGCACGCAAGCAGGCGACCTTGCCTCGCGAAGCGGCGCGCATTGCGTGGGGACTGGCGCTCTGCAAGCGCGTAGCCGAAGCGCATGGCGGCACGTTTGAACACGACGACGTAACCGATGACGCCAACGTCATGCTCAAACTGCGCGTCCCGTTGAGCGGCACCTGA
- the treY gene encoding malto-oligosyltrehalose synthase: MTVPRSTLRLQLHKDFTFDDAARQVDYMASLGISHAYLSPITTATSGSTHGYDTVDYTRVNPELGGEEGLKRFVEKLREHDMGVIVDVVPNHMGVGGSENLWWMDILEWGRHAAHSRYFDVDWHSPDPALRGKVLAPFLGAAYGEELKGNKIKLTFDANDGRFKVTYYSNTFPVSPLDYAAILQDSAPEMAQRFTGLSTQPADQPRADEARAALKEFAASEEGKKAIDTAVRAHCGDNVTGRDRLHRLLERQHYRLAWWRTAADEVNWRRFFDVSTLGGMRVERPEVFDASHALIFRLFTEGLIDGVRIDHVDGLAEPREYCQRLRHRLEELAQQRPENLRQARTYFVVEKILARGEPVRDDWQIDGTTGYDFMNDVGALLHDPRGAQPLAQSWAELSGRPADFAVEAEAARRKILAENLSAELDRVARALHRIARDLPATRDFTFSSLKRVTSELVVHFPVYRIYPVSGQRSAEDERFFSMAYEGAKAALAPADHGILDQVAQWLGGSGGEEPVEEKPPRERMLDRHGRERPGSASQSAPASINGSNSGSNSGSNSIGSHRRNAQTLFSQLTSPVAAKAVEDTACYRYGRLISRNEVGADPGEFSLSVEQFHEGNEERAKRFPNAMLTTATHDHKRGEDVRARIAALSEIPDEWAATLKSWSTLNTPQRRILNADENDWAPGAAAEAMLYQTLVGCWPPTLSPDDEAGVKELAERVSAWQLKGMREAKLRTSWFAPDEAYENACRDFLFDILAPQRRDGFLGELPAFVARISKTGAINSFQQTLLRLTSPGVPDLYQGTELWDFSLVDPDNRRPVDFEQRRTWLAEGEAQGAPSEQLQNWEDGRVKLGIVRRALALRAHSPALFEQGSYIPLKVEGAHADSVVAYARHAGSAYVIVIATRLADALLAENDTALPLVDAAHWGDTAVVLPEALASRALFDWLSPNAPKSDGQRLFMRDALASMPVALLMEEGVPRV, translated from the coding sequence ATGACCGTCCCGCGCTCCACGCTTCGCCTGCAGCTTCACAAGGATTTCACGTTCGACGACGCCGCGCGCCAGGTCGACTACATGGCGTCGCTCGGGATCAGCCACGCGTATTTATCGCCGATCACCACCGCCACGAGCGGTTCCACGCACGGTTACGACACCGTCGACTACACGCGCGTGAACCCTGAACTCGGCGGCGAGGAAGGACTGAAACGCTTTGTCGAAAAACTGCGCGAACACGACATGGGCGTGATTGTCGATGTCGTGCCGAATCACATGGGTGTGGGCGGCTCGGAAAACCTGTGGTGGATGGATATCCTCGAATGGGGCCGTCACGCCGCCCATTCGCGTTATTTCGATGTCGACTGGCACTCGCCCGACCCTGCATTGCGCGGCAAGGTCCTCGCGCCGTTCCTGGGCGCCGCGTACGGCGAGGAACTGAAGGGCAACAAGATCAAGCTGACCTTCGACGCCAACGACGGCCGTTTCAAGGTCACGTACTACAGCAACACGTTCCCGGTAAGCCCGCTCGACTACGCGGCGATCCTGCAGGACAGCGCGCCGGAAATGGCACAGCGTTTCACCGGCCTTTCGACACAACCCGCCGACCAGCCGCGCGCCGACGAAGCACGTGCCGCGCTCAAGGAATTCGCGGCATCGGAGGAAGGCAAGAAGGCCATCGATACCGCCGTGCGCGCTCATTGCGGCGACAACGTGACGGGCCGCGACCGTCTGCATCGCCTGCTGGAACGCCAGCATTACCGGCTCGCATGGTGGCGCACAGCCGCAGATGAAGTGAACTGGCGCCGTTTCTTCGATGTCTCCACGCTCGGCGGCATGCGCGTGGAGCGCCCGGAGGTCTTCGACGCATCGCACGCGCTGATCTTCCGTTTGTTCACCGAGGGGCTGATAGACGGCGTGCGTATCGATCACGTCGATGGACTCGCCGAGCCGCGCGAATACTGCCAGCGCTTGCGCCATCGCCTTGAAGAGCTGGCGCAACAGCGTCCCGAGAACCTGCGGCAAGCGCGCACGTATTTTGTCGTCGAGAAGATCCTCGCGCGTGGCGAGCCCGTGCGCGACGACTGGCAAATCGATGGCACCACCGGCTACGATTTCATGAACGACGTCGGCGCGCTGCTTCACGATCCGCGCGGCGCTCAACCCCTCGCACAAAGCTGGGCCGAGTTGTCCGGACGTCCGGCCGACTTCGCAGTCGAAGCCGAAGCCGCGCGTCGCAAGATCCTGGCTGAGAACCTTTCCGCCGAACTCGACCGCGTTGCCCGCGCACTGCATCGGATCGCACGTGACTTGCCCGCCACTCGCGACTTCACGTTTTCATCGCTGAAGCGGGTTACGTCCGAACTCGTCGTGCACTTCCCCGTGTACCGGATTTATCCAGTCAGCGGACAACGCAGCGCGGAAGACGAACGCTTTTTCTCGATGGCCTACGAAGGCGCGAAGGCCGCGCTGGCGCCGGCAGACCACGGCATTCTCGATCAGGTCGCGCAATGGCTCGGCGGCTCGGGGGGCGAAGAGCCCGTCGAAGAAAAGCCGCCGCGTGAACGTATGCTCGACCGCCATGGACGCGAGCGTCCGGGCAGCGCATCTCAGAGCGCGCCGGCGAGCATAAACGGGTCGAATTCCGGCTCGAATTCCGGCTCGAATTCGATCGGTTCTCATCGACGCAATGCGCAAACCCTGTTTTCGCAACTGACATCGCCGGTGGCCGCGAAAGCCGTCGAAGACACAGCGTGTTACCGATACGGCCGGCTCATCTCGCGTAACGAAGTCGGTGCCGATCCGGGCGAGTTTTCGTTATCGGTCGAGCAATTTCACGAAGGCAATGAGGAGCGTGCCAAACGCTTCCCGAACGCCATGCTCACGACCGCCACGCACGACCACAAGCGCGGCGAAGACGTCCGTGCGCGGATCGCGGCATTAAGCGAGATCCCCGATGAGTGGGCTGCAACGTTGAAAAGCTGGTCGACGTTGAACACGCCGCAGCGTCGCATCCTGAATGCCGATGAAAACGACTGGGCGCCAGGTGCTGCCGCCGAAGCGATGCTTTACCAGACGCTCGTAGGCTGCTGGCCGCCTACGCTTTCTCCCGACGACGAAGCCGGCGTCAAGGAACTTGCCGAGCGCGTGAGTGCGTGGCAGTTGAAGGGGATGCGCGAAGCCAAGTTGCGCACGAGCTGGTTCGCGCCCGACGAAGCCTATGAAAACGCATGCCGCGATTTTCTCTTCGATATCCTCGCGCCCCAACGCCGCGATGGCTTCCTCGGCGAGTTGCCGGCGTTCGTCGCGCGGATCTCGAAAACCGGCGCCATCAACAGTTTCCAGCAGACGTTGTTGCGGCTGACATCGCCGGGCGTGCCGGATCTTTATCAGGGCACCGAACTATGGGATTTCAGTCTCGTCGATCCCGACAATCGCCGTCCCGTGGACTTCGAGCAGCGGCGCACGTGGCTTGCTGAAGGCGAGGCGCAGGGTGCGCCATCGGAACAGTTGCAGAACTGGGAGGATGGCCGTGTGAAGCTTGGTATCGTGCGTCGCGCGCTTGCCTTGCGGGCGCATTCACCAGCGCTTTTCGAGCAGGGTTCGTACATACCGCTGAAAGTGGAAGGTGCGCACGCGGATAGCGTTGTCGCGTATGCGCGGCATGCGGGAAGCGCATACGTGATCGTGATCGCGACGCGCTTGGCCGACGCATTGCTCGCTGAAAACGATACCGCGCTGCCCCTGGTCGATGCCGCCCATTGGGGCGACACGGCGGTCGTGTTGCCGGAAGCGCTGGCTTCGCGGGCGTTGTTCGACTGGCTGAGCCCGAACGCGCCCAAGTCCGATGGTCAGCGCCTGTTCATGCGCGATGCGCTAGCTTCAATGCCGGTTGCATTGCTGATGGAAGAAGGCGTACCGCGGGTCTGA
- the treZ gene encoding malto-oligosyltrehalose trehalohydrolase has translation MSETPIDPHKRQHAHCLPFGAHLTDAGHTRYRFWAPSLDSVQLELYDDDQKPTLTQMNPTGDGWYEALAEGGAGTRYRYRLNDDLAVPDPASRFQPEDVHGPSEVIDPRAFRWENTEWHGRPWEETVLYELHVGTLGGYAGVTKQLKQLAHLGVTAIELMPLNDFSGTRNWGYDGVLPYAPDSAYGTPDELKTLIDTAHGLGLMVFLDVVYNHFGPDGNFLSAYAKTFFREGVDTPWGPAIDFERPQVRDFFFDNAIYWLNEYRFDGLRLDAVHAINDDEWLRELSDRVRSSVEHGRHVHLVLENEHNTSNLLESHFNAQWSDDSHNTLHVLLTGEDESYYGAYSKEPIQKLARVLSEGFVYQGEPSPIHDNKPRGEPSGHLPPSAFVMFLQNHDQVGNRAMGERLRTLTSEDALYAATGLMLLSPQIPMLFMEEQHGSTQPFLFFTDYHDELADAVREGRRKEFAKFTAFTDEKRRAQIPDPNHIDTFRMSSPDESRLAPDHNDWLHFYRSALAVRAKLLMPRLKGSKALGAEVIGEKAVVANWRLGDGSTYSVALNLGKEAVTLTGHPPGKVVFETPARARDAADKGELGAETFIAWLTGDFADAAFNHDARRVKASGKTS, from the coding sequence ATGTCTGAAACTCCCATCGATCCGCACAAGCGCCAACACGCTCATTGCCTGCCCTTCGGCGCCCATCTCACCGATGCCGGCCACACGCGCTACCGGTTCTGGGCGCCATCGCTCGATTCGGTCCAGCTTGAGCTGTATGACGACGACCAGAAACCCACGCTGACGCAGATGAACCCGACCGGCGACGGCTGGTACGAAGCCCTGGCCGAAGGCGGCGCGGGTACCCGCTACCGGTATCGCCTGAATGACGATCTGGCCGTACCCGATCCCGCATCGCGCTTTCAGCCAGAGGATGTTCACGGCCCGAGCGAGGTCATCGACCCGCGTGCGTTCCGCTGGGAAAACACGGAATGGCATGGTCGTCCGTGGGAAGAAACCGTGCTGTACGAACTGCACGTGGGCACGCTCGGCGGTTACGCCGGCGTGACAAAGCAACTCAAGCAGCTCGCGCATCTCGGCGTGACGGCCATCGAACTGATGCCGCTCAATGATTTCAGCGGTACCCGCAACTGGGGCTACGACGGCGTGCTGCCGTATGCGCCCGATTCGGCGTACGGCACGCCGGATGAATTGAAGACGCTTATCGATACCGCGCACGGTCTCGGCCTGATGGTCTTCCTCGACGTGGTCTACAACCACTTCGGCCCGGACGGCAATTTCCTGAGCGCGTACGCAAAGACGTTTTTCCGCGAAGGCGTAGACACCCCATGGGGTCCGGCGATCGATTTCGAGCGTCCGCAAGTGCGCGATTTCTTCTTCGATAACGCTATCTACTGGCTCAACGAATATCGTTTCGATGGCTTGCGCCTCGATGCCGTGCACGCCATCAACGACGACGAATGGCTGCGCGAGCTGTCGGACCGCGTGCGTTCTTCGGTGGAACATGGGCGGCACGTGCATCTCGTGCTGGAGAACGAGCACAACACGTCCAATCTCCTGGAATCGCATTTCAACGCCCAGTGGAGCGACGACTCGCACAACACGCTTCACGTGCTGCTGACCGGCGAGGATGAAAGCTACTACGGCGCGTACAGCAAAGAGCCGATCCAGAAACTCGCCCGCGTCCTGAGCGAAGGTTTTGTGTATCAAGGCGAGCCCTCGCCCATTCACGACAACAAACCGCGCGGCGAGCCGAGCGGCCATCTGCCGCCGAGCGCATTCGTGATGTTCCTGCAGAATCACGACCAGGTCGGCAACCGCGCAATGGGTGAACGCCTGCGAACGTTGACTTCCGAAGACGCGCTTTACGCAGCGACAGGCCTGATGCTGTTGTCGCCGCAAATCCCGATGCTCTTCATGGAAGAACAGCACGGTTCCACGCAACCCTTCCTGTTTTTCACGGACTATCACGACGAACTGGCCGATGCCGTGCGCGAAGGCCGCCGCAAGGAATTCGCGAAGTTCACCGCATTCACCGACGAAAAACGCCGTGCGCAAATTCCGGATCCGAACCATATCGACACGTTCAGGATGTCGTCGCCGGATGAGTCGAGGCTCGCCCCCGATCACAACGACTGGCTGCATTTCTACCGTTCGGCGCTGGCCGTACGCGCGAAGTTGCTGATGCCGCGTCTGAAGGGTTCAAAGGCGCTGGGCGCAGAGGTAATTGGAGAGAAGGCGGTCGTGGCGAACTGGCGTCTTGGCGATGGCAGTACCTATTCCGTCGCGTTGAATCTCGGCAAGGAAGCCGTGACGCTCACCGGTCATCCGCCTGGCAAGGTCGTCTTCGAAACCCCGGCTCGCGCACGCGATGCCGCAGACAAGGGCGAGCTCGGCGCCGAGACTTTTATCGCGTGGCTGACGGGCGATTTCGCCGATGCCGCGTTCAATCATGACGCCCGCCGCGTCAAAGCTTCGGGGAAAACCTCGTGA
- the malQ gene encoding 4-alpha-glucanotransferase: MTTPPATSGQTHPPPSPVEALAIKAGFEVEWQDAHKQTQRVPEATLTVLLERLGLPCGNAAQLKQSTATLDAELTGRKLPPLMTAEVDRAIALPVAAVKTGARYRIELESGAVIDGRFTSPRGETALLSPISEPGYHALVINEQRTTLAVAPARCYTVDDAWRAIESNAKKAPPMWGIATQVYGLRRTGDGGVGDYTALATLAAESAQRGSHAVAISPMHAMFSAEPNKFSPYSPSSRLFLNIAHIDPAAVMGAEAAQAAIETAGVADEFAELEALQLIDWPRVVTAKLAVLRALFAQFGTHGNDSLHKDFAKFVKHGGRALEDHARFEALQAVQLKESGEGHWRNWSGDLNNPRSNAVAEFAAANKEEVEFFLFAQWLAAKGLSHAQHVARDSGMAIGLIADLAVGCDSAGSHAWSYRDEMLQGVSVGAPPDLFNQKGQSWGLTTFSPRAMRTQGFTAFIDMLRAAFTLAGGIRIDHILGLRRLWLVPDGESAKDGAYLRYPLEDLLRLIALESWRHKAIVIGEDLGTVPPGFRERLQEHGLLGIRVLWFERAEEGPGFKAPADWDHDVAATTTTHDLPTVTGWWTGEDIVWRSKIGQTAVRADGKDAVEMAQAERGEDRELLWTAFQEAGVAAPDVDVPADISLQTAPVDEALAFVASTPAPLVTYPLEDLLALAEMPNLPGSIDEHPNWRRRLAVPVSELFDDDSFVDRLLAVDQARQKSAHTKAAAHDTAHNASPTD, encoded by the coding sequence ATCACCACACCGCCGGCCACGTCCGGCCAGACACACCCGCCGCCGAGTCCAGTGGAGGCGCTTGCCATCAAGGCCGGCTTCGAAGTCGAGTGGCAGGACGCACACAAGCAAACGCAGCGCGTGCCCGAAGCAACGCTGACCGTCCTGCTGGAACGGCTAGGTTTGCCCTGCGGCAACGCCGCGCAGCTGAAACAAAGCACCGCCACGCTCGATGCCGAATTGACCGGCCGCAAGCTTCCACCGCTGATGACCGCCGAGGTCGACCGCGCCATAGCGCTGCCGGTCGCCGCCGTGAAAACGGGCGCACGGTATCGGATAGAGCTGGAAAGCGGCGCTGTCATCGACGGACGGTTCACGTCGCCGCGCGGCGAAACGGCGTTGCTCTCGCCGATCTCCGAGCCGGGTTATCACGCGCTCGTGATCAACGAGCAGCGCACCACGCTCGCGGTTGCCCCGGCACGTTGCTATACCGTCGATGACGCCTGGCGCGCGATCGAATCCAACGCAAAAAAGGCGCCGCCCATGTGGGGCATCGCCACGCAGGTTTACGGATTGCGGCGCACGGGCGATGGCGGTGTCGGCGATTACACGGCGCTGGCTACCCTCGCTGCCGAAAGCGCGCAGCGCGGCAGCCACGCCGTCGCGATCAGTCCGATGCACGCCATGTTCAGCGCCGAGCCGAACAAGTTCAGCCCATATTCGCCGTCGTCGCGCCTGTTCCTGAACATCGCGCATATCGATCCGGCTGCAGTAATGGGCGCCGAAGCAGCCCAGGCCGCGATCGAGACGGCCGGCGTCGCCGATGAATTCGCCGAACTCGAAGCGCTGCAGCTGATCGACTGGCCGCGCGTGGTGACGGCGAAGCTCGCCGTGCTGCGTGCGCTGTTTGCGCAGTTCGGCACGCATGGCAACGACTCGCTGCACAAGGACTTTGCGAAGTTCGTCAAACATGGCGGACGCGCGCTTGAAGATCACGCGCGTTTTGAAGCGCTGCAGGCGGTGCAGTTGAAGGAGTCCGGCGAAGGCCACTGGCGCAACTGGTCCGGCGATCTCAACAATCCACGCAGCAACGCAGTCGCGGAATTTGCAGCCGCAAACAAGGAAGAGGTCGAGTTCTTCCTCTTTGCGCAATGGCTCGCGGCCAAGGGTTTGTCGCACGCGCAACACGTGGCGCGAGACTCCGGCATGGCGATCGGCCTGATTGCGGATCTCGCCGTGGGTTGCGACAGCGCCGGCAGTCACGCGTGGTCGTATCGCGATGAAATGCTGCAAGGCGTGTCCGTCGGCGCGCCGCCCGATCTGTTCAACCAGAAGGGGCAATCGTGGGGACTGACCACGTTCTCCCCGCGCGCCATGCGCACGCAAGGCTTCACGGCGTTTATCGACATGTTGCGGGCCGCGTTCACGCTCGCAGGCGGGATTCGTATCGATCACATTCTCGGCCTGCGCCGTTTGTGGCTCGTGCCCGACGGCGAAAGCGCGAAGGACGGCGCCTACCTTCGATACCCCCTCGAAGACCTGTTGCGCCTGATCGCGCTCGAGTCATGGCGCCATAAGGCGATCGTGATCGGTGAAGACCTCGGCACCGTGCCACCGGGTTTTCGCGAGCGGTTGCAAGAACATGGTCTGCTCGGTATTCGCGTGCTGTGGTTCGAGCGCGCCGAAGAAGGTCCGGGCTTCAAGGCGCCCGCCGACTGGGATCACGACGTCGCCGCGACTACGACCACGCACGATCTGCCGACCGTCACCGGCTGGTGGACCGGCGAGGACATTGTCTGGCGCTCGAAGATCGGCCAGACCGCCGTACGCGCCGATGGCAAGGACGCCGTCGAAATGGCGCAGGCGGAACGCGGCGAGGATCGCGAATTGCTATGGACTGCTTTCCAGGAAGCCGGCGTTGCCGCGCCGGATGTCGACGTCCCCGCCGATATCTCACTGCAGACCGCGCCGGTCGACGAAGCGCTCGCGTTCGTGGCCTCCACGCCCGCACCGCTCGTCACCTATCCGCTGGAAGACTTGCTCGCGCTCGCCGAAATGCCGAACCTGCCCGGTTCCATCGACGAGCATCCGAACTGGCGCCGGCGGCTGGCGGTTCCCGTATCCGAACTGTTCGATGACGACTCGTTCGTCGACCGTCTGCTTGCCGTCGACCAGGCCCGACAGAAATCCGCCCATACGAAGGCGGCCGCGCATGACACCGCGCATAACGCATCACCCACTGACTGA